In the genome of Rhopalosiphum padi isolate XX-2018 chromosome 1, ASM2088224v1, whole genome shotgun sequence, the window tttaatatcaacttTATTAGAAAAATCTTTAATGTTTAAGTAAATAAACTGTACTAACTAttaagcaatattatatttagaacattttttcttaatattattattatttattagtcataaacatgtttatttatttaatgtccaaaattaaattaataataaaaaattaatcatttatatagcTAGTAATGTAACATGTAAGTATACaacagaatttaaatatttcattaaagttGACTGACCCAGTTAATATCAAATTAAGATTGGCccattaattactaattagtagttTGCAACATCACTGCTTAaacagatatttaatttatgaccatattatttataaatataataaccagATCCAATTCAATAGTTAGACACGGAGATAATTTATCAGTAAGTTTCATCTTGAGAGTTTTTAAGTTTGTTTGTTTTGCTGAACTCAATGAAGATGCAAGCatatctaaaagaaaaaaaagaaatataaattaatgtataccaaacaaataattgtatatcattcAAAAGTTATTTCCAAATAATAACATTAGCAACCTTAAGTTGACATTGGATTTTCTTtactttgtaaattttatttttgaacagaAACAGTTGAATTTGAATCAAACATTACTTTAATACAATACACAAAcactttaatttttcttaagtttctgaaataatatttttatgcaattaaCCATGGTAATTATGTGGTCTGgaggaaaattaaaatttaaacctatTTCTTATAACTTCATCACATGACTGGaaacatcaaaaaatatttttcttacttcCTCATTTCAGAAATTAATTTGTCTACAGTAGAAAATAAAGTTCTAGTATTTAAAAGGTCATTAAGTGTTATGCATGTTATGTCAAGTTAATCATTTttgggtaaaataaattaatgagtaGAGTGGATATCTCTATAAGTAGTATTAAAGAttgaattataaacaaataaacaattattaatttcatttgaaatttttgatttaatttgtaaaGCAGTTTTTGAATAGTTctcaagtattaaatatatatacgtaggtactttataaataccatgtatttttataaaattctaaacctaatttattaggtacattCATGATAAATGTCTTTATGAAACAAACTAATTAGAATGTATAGTGTACtggaataaatttaaagtaacattttaatatcattttaagtaaaagtaaaatacaattattcacaATATCAGCTACTTTTCTATTCAATTACAGTTATCACtaaatacatcaaatataatataataatacataccaaTTGGTAAACTGAATAAAATTTCATTAGATTCCGTTTCACCAATCATATCATAGTctttaaaaaatgattgttgGTCTAATACAGACCAAACACTGATTTGATTACTGCTTGATTCATTTGGAGCAATTAAGTATAACTTAGTAGAACTCAGTCTCAAAACTACATTTCTACATAAtttggataaaataataacaatgcctaagttaaaaaaaaaatgttttaaatttaaaaataaaaatattagatatgatattttatacttactgtAGAATTGTTTCATGCAATGTGGATCAATGATTTTTCCGCGAaacttcattattttgtttaaaagttaactatcttattataaaaataattttaaaaaaaacatgttatgtaGTATACTCagtcttatattaaaataaaatattgaaatatgtgaCAGTGGACCAtggacttaaaaaataataattacaattaaaacttAGGTACtaggattaaatttaaaaatattttgtgatattatcaAATTTGTTATCAAATTTTAACTCTGGTTTTTTCGAATTCCCGCGATTTTGCACCATGATATTATAGCgattattatattctgtgaAATTTATTCTGTGAgacacatatattatgtaagtaataataaattactacatGGGTGAGACACGGACTAAAATAAGATAGATCTATCTAAATATCTAAGTCCGCTAATTACTGATGGTCTTGTAAAATCCGTGCCCCGTGGTTACTTTATGgataatgatgataattgataatcaaCGTGAgagataatatttcaattttgttatCATTGATCAGCTGTTTTACTTGAATCTTTCAATGCATTTTTAGCtccacctataaaataaaatactatagtagtattattataatttacactgTATGCTGTATTGTATtagtgtattgtgtatttgCGTTTGTGTACACACTATACTGTTTAGGTTTAGTGCTCACTGCCACACCGCAGTACCTACTCTAGCACAAAAATCGGCAGCAgatttctaaaattttaagGAGCTCGCTAAAGATAAATTCGTTTCATAAGTTCGACATGTTATTTAACAGTTACTCGATTTTACAGTTTTAAGatcttatctattattatttattacattaatttttaaagcaatAAGTTATTCATCATGTCGGGAAAAGACAAATTGCCAATATTTCCATCTCGTGGGTGAGTAAATCAACTGATAAGATATCGAATTTGGGCGTTGTCTGTTGAGGCAttgcttaaatataatttgtaattaattaatggcTGAGGCAACATACAttcgctattttttttttcaaaactatactaatttaatcaaactatacatataattcatCGTAGAACATTAACAACATTGATCATTGATTGTTGTCTATTGATACATTTGATACACTATGTCTAAAAAAGAAGAAACTGATCTTAAAATTCCTATTCCTATTATAGCATTATGTGCTGTATTGCTGTTCctgaaatacaattataattttaaaattatgttttagtgCTCAAACAATGATGAAAGGGCGTCTTATGGGAGCACAAAAAGGTCatagtttgttaaaaaaaaaagccgaTGCTTTACAAATGAGATTTCGTTTGATTCTTGGTAAAATTATTCaggtacaattaaatattattcatagtcaTTTTCTGAACTAAAaacttgtaaatattaaattaactatctTATATGTAGACAAAGACATTGATGGGTGAAGTAATGAAAGAAGCAGCATTTTCTTTGGCCGAAGCTAAATTTACTACTGGTGATTTTAATCAAGTTGTCTTGCAAAATGTAACGAAAGCTCAAATTAAAATACGTACCAAAAAAGATAACGTTgctggtaataaaaaaatatttgtattatattttataacttttttaataaatatatttaatttaggtgTGACATTGCCTGTTTTTGAAAGTTACCAGGATGGTACAGACACTTATGAATTAGCGGGTTTGGCTAGAGGGGGTCAACAGTTGgccaaacttaaaaaaaattatcaaactgCAATTAAACTCTTGGTTGAATTAGCATCATTGCAAACATCTTTTGTTACACTAGatgatgttattaaaataacaaatagaaGAGTCAATGCTATTGAACATGGTATGTATTTGAATTGAAGTATATTTTCTTCttgtttattgtattgtatgtttttttatgtattatgaatCTAATTCTATAATTCCTTTTCTAGTTATCATACCCAGGATTGAGAAAACACTTGCGTATATTATTTCTGAGCTTGACGAATTAGAACGAGAAGAATTTtacaggtatatattttatataatatactcttatcAATTGAGAACTGAATTCAGAGGCAATCAGTTTTTGTCAGTCTAACGACTCCCACTATTTACCCCCACATAGTTTACAATCTATATTTCTGCTTTGTATTAATGTCACATCTCTGCACACAAGTCAGCCACCATGTACAGTTTTCAActttaatagaatatatttataatttactcttgaaaaacaaatttattaaatttatgtgaatgtgatatacctaattattttattataaacaaaaaaacatctttaaaataaaaataatttatgtattttaagaatgaatgctaaaaacaaaatttttttatgcaatttcttgtatttcgtataatattgcCTGGTTCATAACAAAAAATCAACTTTTGTAATATATtggtttgataatttatttaatttttttactgattttgttttatatttgtattattaagatTAAAGAAGATTCAAGATAAGAAGAAAATTGCCAATAAGAAGAAAGAACAACTTAAGAAAGACATGAAAGAAGCTGAGTATGGTAACATGTTGGATGAAGGAGATGaagatttgttattttaattgaaataatattaaatatattttgcttttaatatataatatgaattagaCACTCTTCAaggatattaaataattatttaaattattataaaaataactgtacTTCAAActcttatagtaattaatataaaatcaaatgaatgtttacattatttgcaatattcaatcatttttttcagttaccATATAATGTGTCCAATCATCCTCATTAAACTTAGgtaaataaactatttgatgcaaagttattacattttgatttatacaTATAGCTAAAAGTAAGATTTCTATGGTTGAATTGTTGAGCtacaaaaataatgtactttttaatatataaaatatatatgttttattagttataattgtattgGTTTATATAAGTGATTAGTGTCCACTATAGATAGtagatgtttaaatatttttattttatttttgtgtaatgaACATTCCATTATTCATCTAACTACCTACTAGGTGCCGAGATAATatctcataaataatttttattgtgtatgtaatgaaataaattattttaacatgcatattatgtattcacCACACCATAAAagaatttgttgtttttattattgttgtaaattataatatacttattattaataataatattctatatttacataaatattattaacttaaatgttATCTTATACTTTTCAAATACCTTTACTGTTACCAATTTAGatcaatattaaagtattaatatattatttaaaatattagttaaaaatgtacatttttaaaatattaagttctcaatatttatataaattaatagtttgaaatattttcatatcaaaagtAATTTCCaaaaccaaattaaataaataataggttcTAATttgtttttccatttttttttcattatgtcTTGTTGGCTAGACtatgaaaagtatataaaaaaagtaaaacttaaagcataaaaacataaaattgcgACTACCATGATATGTACTTTCAAGTTCCACTCccattatttttcaatgtatagATACACTTTCATCTGTAAATTTGTATGGTATAATGATCACTGGCCAATTTAGGatactttgaaatttaaatagtttcaatcaataaacatatataaattttaaaaatggtattgtcataatatataactaaaaaatatacaatactgcTCTGGTAATtggtatacattaaaaattacccATGCtagacttttatttttaattatatcttgCTAGTTTTTCTTGCAGAtctcaataaatattgtacttatgtttaagttttactaaaaataacatatttttttaattttatttgatatgaaaatttatattacagccattttattatataaatattcaaaatagagaaaaatgtatgataagaaagttttatttttatttaaaaataactaaaatgatctatacattttatatgtttttaaaatgttttatagggGTTTTGGGGTCAACTTAAGAAATTTTAGCAGGAAtatctatatagttttttttttacttttttttaaatataatgtgaaGAAAACAACATTAATGGAAAACTGCTTGTAAGTTTTTTGATTAGACGATACACGAATGTGAATGTGATAGATAACGTCACCATTAGCTATTAAAACATAGTATTAGGCGATTTGTGGTCAAAATGCAATTACTTAAACGCTGTCAAGCATAgagtttaacattatttaaggCTGTTCAatctaaaaaatgaattttaaaaaaagcagACGCTATATATATTAGATGTCGAGTgaatcaatgttattattgtgtaaattttgagttcaatgatatattaagtattgtaaacacaaaattattttgagtaGATGAGACGTTCTagcctatatcactaagtatatttcatgttatatttttggtataGCTATTAGAGTTATTTAgagttattttacttttagtataacagtatattaatataatttttactataattttgtcaaaaatctaactttaaatggttataaaaaaatattatgactaaacatttctaatatttttcaattttaaaatcaacaatttactaagaattttgtattaaattcaagcatttatattttatatccattttaaagacatacatttttatctgcatttataaaaataactaaaacaattttaattcccaataaatagcttaaaaaatttcaaaatattttttaaattaaataatgtatagaaatcaattttgttgaaaattggatatccatataatatactccttttccttaattttttgtttatttttacaattattttaaaaaatactggtAAATTTTACCTTTCAAGTACACACTAAATCCTATTTTCTATCCAAAATCATCCTCAAAGTTCaaaattgtactattttttcgagtacttatgtatgtataatgtatatacagacaaaaaataataataatagaaacacacatcattgtaaaatcaataaatttatcgcACCGCACAGAATTTTAAATtgaggttttattttattttaaattataaaattaacaatcattttatatttatgggtatatttgttattaataattatgtacttataatttttactatgtatccataaaaaatacaatactaccattttcatttaattatttaaagctcTATTATTAaactgataattaatttttagtcgtAAAAAGGACAGTAAGAGGGAGAGGCTAGACttaatcatatatttcatttttttttttaaataatgaaacattGAAATGGATTCTATCTATCGCTTATTCTagatagtaaaatatatcatattaaccataaattataatgatgcatacaaataataataacttaacgcataataaatatttaaaataaaatacataccaaCTAAAAGTTGAATAATATAGCAGGTTTAAggttacctacctataaatgttttgtaagACTGAAGTATACAAATACAACTCTACGGGaaggtaaaaatattgtgtCGTTTTGAGTGTTTTGACAAATATGTTGTTCTCAAATTAGATTTTCATTTTAGCCATGTTTTTCTGTAGATACCACGAACTAAGATACTAGTATCTTAATTCGTGGTAGATACTTACCTATACTCGTATAGCCATAGCTATTACCTGATgggtatctattataaattataatagccgAGAGCCGACGACAGTAGGTATAGCtgcttttcatttttattttatctctattatttatatacaattttatcaatttgaGAAGTGAGTGCATAGgctaagtataaactatatttaagtatacgCTTAAATGGgcatattatctatttaaaataaggaCATTTTATACTTTCCGACTTTCGCAAAGACCAGCCAGGCAATGCACGTTCGTAACCCAACCGAGTCTACCATCCATATGCCTGTCGTGTACTGAAGCTTCAAGCCTCTATGCATATGCAAGACGCAAGTCGACTGATCGGGGTTCGATTTCATTCTGAATACAGTATACATCTGTATATCCTCCAGTCTCCACTACACTATTGTctataagctataatattatattccaggaaaataattttctgttttaaGAAAAAGTAAGTACAATACataggatattttttaattttttaatatttgtcaaaatttacaAAGGTGCACTTGCCTAATTTTTCATAAAGTAAAAAAGAACTTAAGAatactcttaaaataaaaacatatataaaaaatacaaaaatacaaaaatttcatTAGTTCACTTTGCTAGTAAAAGTAATTAGTATACCTTATTGTAGGTACgttgaaaattacaaaatataatgaata includes:
- the LOC132924652 gene encoding V-type proton ATPase subunit D, which translates into the protein MSGKDKLPIFPSRGAQTMMKGRLMGAQKGHSLLKKKADALQMRFRLILGKIIQTKTLMGEVMKEAAFSLAEAKFTTGDFNQVVLQNVTKAQIKIRTKKDNVAGVTLPVFESYQDGTDTYELAGLARGGQQLAKLKKNYQTAIKLLVELASLQTSFVTLDDVIKITNRRVNAIEHVIIPRIEKTLAYIISELDELEREEFYRLKKIQDKKKIANKKKEQLKKDMKEAEYGNMLDEGDEDLLF